A window from Dehalobacter sp. DCA encodes these proteins:
- a CDS encoding helix-turn-helix transcriptional regulator, whose translation MKNRLEEIRRQRGIKQEELAAALEVSRQTIGSLENGRYNPSIILAFKIARFFGMNVEEIFIYEGEE comes from the coding sequence ATGAAAAACAGATTAGAAGAAATACGCAGGCAGCGGGGAATAAAGCAGGAAGAGCTCGCCGCGGCTTTGGAAGTATCTAGACAAACCATAGGTTCACTTGAAAATGGACGGTATAATCCATCCATCATCTTAGCATTCAAAATTGCACGCTTCTTTGGGATGAATGTTGAAGAAATATTTATTTATGAGGGGGAAGAATAA
- a CDS encoding CCA tRNA nucleotidyltransferase has protein sequence MNDFQKSVIEQLSRHTRIWIVGGAVRNQVLGLESPDMDLVCGLSPEKVQDILREQGFSVQIIGRRFSTASIFTEGSKVDVVQAEELEKDAQRRDFTINAIYQDPVSGEFYDPMEGRKDLEAKILKACGKPDERFREDPVRILRMVKFAVKFSLEIDPDTWEQATDHLSFLSSTSRERITAELAGILVLAEAEKAVRMLDRIGYWNMYLPELARLKGLEQNQYHSLDVWEHTMAVFRNTPEDLYLRLAGLFHDSGKWEVASRECHVSGTLKFADQNYLLEGFKIVGTRGPRELEYKLKSLIGKKIRILGARLDQYPEIVQFKKVIDGEPTNFGLMYVENGKRHFLMHEAASARLLADVLKRYTFSMVFDGIGKKQEQRLIKLVENHMQATLVFMPEFRGEFAKRSFKNRAAELVWKVCWDGRNFELKNIHDFLILWKADYQAGKLHTTTQNNIFERIFAELIAVALWQKENLMQLDWKLFRQYAIQQGLSGSSLGTFKDLVREKAMKEMKQELNHAFLKKVYWEFKNL, from the coding sequence ATGAATGACTTCCAGAAAAGTGTTATCGAACAATTGTCCCGCCATACCCGCATCTGGATCGTAGGAGGAGCGGTACGTAACCAGGTTCTGGGACTGGAGTCTCCGGACATGGATTTGGTGTGTGGGCTCAGCCCTGAAAAGGTCCAAGATATCCTCCGCGAGCAAGGCTTCTCCGTTCAGATCATTGGCAGGCGGTTCTCGACAGCCAGCATTTTTACGGAAGGTTCCAAAGTGGATGTCGTGCAGGCCGAAGAACTAGAGAAAGATGCCCAGCGTCGGGACTTCACCATTAATGCGATTTATCAGGATCCGGTGTCGGGGGAATTTTATGACCCGATGGAAGGCAGAAAGGATCTGGAAGCCAAAATTCTTAAAGCCTGCGGTAAGCCTGATGAACGGTTCCGGGAAGATCCTGTCCGTATTTTACGGATGGTTAAATTCGCGGTGAAGTTCTCGTTGGAAATCGATCCCGATACCTGGGAGCAGGCAACGGACCATCTTTCTTTTCTGAGCAGCACATCCCGGGAAAGAATTACGGCGGAACTTGCCGGGATTCTTGTTTTGGCCGAGGCTGAAAAGGCTGTGCGGATGTTGGACAGGATCGGTTATTGGAATATGTATTTACCTGAGTTGGCCAGGCTGAAAGGCCTTGAACAGAATCAGTACCATTCCCTGGATGTCTGGGAACATACCATGGCCGTATTTCGGAATACCCCTGAAGATCTTTATCTGCGTCTGGCAGGCCTGTTTCATGATTCCGGCAAGTGGGAAGTAGCTAGCCGGGAATGCCATGTATCCGGGACGCTAAAGTTTGCCGACCAGAACTACTTGCTTGAGGGATTTAAAATCGTCGGGACAAGAGGACCCCGGGAACTGGAATATAAGCTGAAGTCTTTAATTGGAAAAAAGATCCGGATCCTTGGGGCAAGACTGGACCAATACCCGGAAATTGTGCAGTTTAAAAAGGTAATAGACGGTGAACCGACCAATTTTGGTCTTATGTACGTCGAAAACGGAAAACGACATTTCCTGATGCATGAAGCGGCAAGCGCCAGGCTTCTGGCCGATGTCCTCAAACGCTATACGTTTTCGATGGTTTTTGACGGGATCGGCAAAAAACAGGAACAAAGGCTTATAAAACTTGTTGAGAATCATATGCAGGCAACACTCGTATTCATGCCGGAGTTCAGAGGAGAATTTGCCAAGCGGTCTTTCAAGAACAGAGCGGCGGAGCTCGTTTGGAAAGTCTGTTGGGACGGCAGAAACTTTGAATTAAAGAACATCCATGATTTCTTGATTTTATGGAAAGCAGATTATCAGGCCGGAAAACTTCATACCACTACTCAGAACAATATTTTTGAAAGAATTTTTGCCGAATTGATCGCGGTGGCTTTGTGGCAGAAAGAAAACCTGATGCAGCTTGACTGGAAACTATTCCGGCAGTATGCGATACAGCAGGGATTAAGCGGCTCGAGTCTCGGAACCTTTAAGGATCTTGTCCGCGAAAAAGCCATGAAAGAAATGAAGCAGGAATTAAATCATGCTTTTCTAAAAAAAGTATATTGGGAGTTTAAAAATCTGTAA
- a CDS encoding Lrp/AsnC family transcriptional regulator, which yields MLSEDDRRLLHILSQDCRLTAEDLAVQTGLTADYIKKKIKQWEDDKVIAKYGVLINYDQLEEDRVTALIDVKVLPQRGNGYDKIAQRFQKFNEIKSVYLMSGDFDLCLIIEGHNMHEIAQFVSDKLSPLDVIQSTSTRFILRRYKQDGIEFHGEEERPQRLMITP from the coding sequence ATGTTGTCCGAAGATGATCGGCGCCTCCTTCATATCCTATCCCAGGACTGCCGTCTGACTGCGGAAGACTTAGCCGTTCAGACTGGCCTGACAGCGGATTATATTAAAAAGAAGATCAAGCAGTGGGAAGATGATAAGGTCATCGCTAAATACGGTGTACTGATCAATTACGACCAGCTGGAAGAAGACAGGGTTACTGCATTAATCGATGTCAAAGTCCTGCCCCAGCGCGGCAATGGCTACGATAAAATTGCCCAGCGGTTCCAAAAATTCAATGAGATCAAATCAGTCTATCTGATGTCGGGAGATTTTGACCTGTGTTTAATCATTGAAGGCCATAATATGCATGAAATCGCCCAGTTTGTTTCCGATAAACTATCCCCGCTGGATGTGATTCAGTCAACTTCGACTCGCTTTATTCTGCGCAGGTATAAGCAGGATGGCATAGAATTTCACGGAGAGGAAGAGAGACCGCAGCGTCTCATGATAACGCCATGA
- a CDS encoding aminopeptidase: protein MNDQRIDILAKNLIHYSIELKEDEHILIELSGLEIPLARALVREAYEAGAQPFLNITHHTLQREILKGLSVDQAQSQAKWEVARMKDMQAYIGIRSGENINELADVPADKMQIYMSHYSKPLHSEQRVKHTRWCVLRYPNPSMAQLAEMSTEAFEDFYFKVCNLDYSKMSRAMDPLKERMEKTDIVRITGPGTDLSFSIKGLPAIKCDGKMNIPDGELFTAPVRDSVNGVIAYNTPAVYQGFTYESIVLEFKDGKIIKASANDTERINKILDTDEGARYIGEFSFGFNPYIQKPMKDTLFDEKIDGSFHFTPGSAYDECDNGNQSAVHWDLVCIQRPEYGGGEVYFDGELIRKDGRFMPPGLQVLNPENLR from the coding sequence ATGAATGATCAAAGAATAGACATATTGGCGAAAAATTTAATCCATTATTCCATTGAGTTAAAGGAAGACGAACATATCCTGATTGAGCTGTCAGGGCTGGAAATTCCTTTGGCCCGGGCGCTGGTCAGAGAGGCTTATGAAGCTGGCGCGCAGCCTTTTCTTAATATTACTCATCATACCCTGCAACGTGAAATATTAAAAGGACTTTCAGTCGATCAGGCTCAAAGCCAGGCAAAGTGGGAAGTCGCCAGAATGAAGGACATGCAGGCTTATATCGGAATACGCTCTGGAGAAAATATTAACGAGCTGGCCGATGTTCCAGCGGATAAAATGCAAATCTACATGAGCCATTACTCGAAACCACTCCATTCAGAGCAAAGAGTCAAGCATACCCGCTGGTGTGTACTCCGCTATCCGAATCCGTCAATGGCGCAGCTTGCTGAAATGAGTACGGAAGCTTTTGAAGATTTTTACTTTAAAGTCTGCAATCTGGATTATTCCAAAATGTCCAGAGCGATGGATCCACTGAAAGAACGGATGGAAAAGACAGACATTGTAAGGATTACAGGTCCCGGAACGGATCTTTCGTTTTCAATCAAGGGGCTGCCAGCGATCAAATGCGACGGTAAGATGAATATCCCCGACGGGGAGCTTTTCACAGCGCCGGTCAGAGATTCGGTCAACGGTGTCATCGCCTATAACACCCCGGCTGTTTATCAGGGATTTACGTATGAATCAATCGTACTGGAATTCAAAGACGGCAAAATCATCAAGGCTTCAGCCAACGATACCGAAAGAATTAATAAGATTCTCGATACCGATGAAGGCGCGAGGTATATCGGTGAGTTTTCATTCGGCTTTAACCCTTACATTCAGAAGCCGATGAAAGATACATTGTTTGATGAGAAGATCGACGGAAGTTTTCATTTCACCCCAGGCTCGGCCTATGACGAATGCGACAATGGCAACCAGTCCGCAGTCCATTGGGATCTGGTATGTATCCAGAGACCGGAATACGGCGGAGGAGAGGTCTATTTTGACGGGGAACTGATCAGGAAAGATGGCAGGTTTATGCCGCCGGGGCTGCAGGTCCTGAATCCTGAAAACCTCAGATAA
- a CDS encoding flavin reductase: MKWRCVVCGYIHEGDNPPEACPVCGVDSSNFVRVEEETKQNENSKNDSVKNDEAALTSPAQTGLSPEEKIVKAVQSISYGLFIITAAYNGKDNGQAANTCFQITSDPVQIAIGINKKNYTHELIMQSGKFGISVLDQNGHDLVRRFGYRSGRDADKFEGIKAHRGPSGIMLPNEVLTTMDAEVVNSMDTGTHTLFLGRVTAAEVRGSGEPMTYAYFRKTK; the protein is encoded by the coding sequence ATGAAATGGCGCTGTGTTGTTTGTGGCTACATACATGAAGGAGATAATCCTCCGGAAGCCTGTCCGGTCTGCGGTGTTGATTCCAGCAACTTTGTCAGGGTGGAGGAGGAAACGAAGCAGAACGAAAACAGCAAGAACGATTCCGTCAAGAATGACGAAGCTGCCCTGACGAGTCCAGCTCAGACCGGATTAAGCCCCGAGGAGAAGATTGTTAAAGCGGTGCAGTCCATTTCCTACGGTTTGTTTATTATTACGGCGGCCTACAATGGCAAAGACAACGGGCAGGCAGCCAATACTTGTTTCCAGATTACTTCCGATCCCGTGCAGATTGCGATTGGTATTAATAAGAAAAACTACACGCATGAACTGATCATGCAAAGCGGCAAATTCGGCATATCCGTCCTGGATCAGAATGGACATGATCTCGTTAGAAGATTCGGCTACAGGTCCGGCAGGGATGCCGATAAATTCGAAGGAATCAAAGCGCACCGCGGGCCGTCCGGCATTATGCTCCCCAACGAAGTGCTGACCACCATGGATGCAGAAGTTGTGAATTCGATGGATACCGGCACGCACACCCTGTTTTTGGGCAGAGTCACAGCAGCCGAAGTCCGTGGCAGCGGTGAGCCGATGACATATGCTTATTTCAGAAAGACGAAGTAA
- a CDS encoding D-2-hydroxyacid dehydrogenase has translation MKILSSIKISDDLLKKLLAIRPGAQIVQVRDFTEADPEADVLLTYGWDIKKDTIDLYPSLKWIQTLSAGVDMLPLDRLVSRGVMLANVKGAHKIQMAEHVIWSILMLLRQGNTFVSQQEQKIFSVNPKISEMYGKSVCIVGAGTIGKEIAKRCGAFGMTVYGVSLHGGQDQAFARIVTPEEMPGILSVSDVVVIVLPLTSETKDFVNADFIHQMKDGARFVNVARGQVVDEDALIEALKSKKIAAAALDVFRKEPLPEDSPFWELDNVFLTPHIGGRTIQTSERMWEVFQTNLVKYPDPGQMINIIDYMAGY, from the coding sequence ATGAAGATCCTGAGCAGTATAAAAATATCGGATGATCTTTTGAAAAAACTATTGGCGATTCGACCGGGTGCTCAGATCGTTCAGGTGAGAGACTTTACGGAGGCAGACCCGGAAGCGGATGTACTGCTTACGTATGGCTGGGATATTAAAAAGGATACAATTGATCTGTATCCGAGTCTCAAATGGATTCAAACCTTAAGCGCAGGGGTCGATATGCTGCCTCTGGACCGGCTTGTTTCGAGAGGCGTCATGCTTGCGAATGTCAAAGGCGCCCATAAGATCCAGATGGCCGAGCACGTCATCTGGAGTATCCTGATGCTCTTAAGACAGGGCAATACATTTGTGTCACAGCAGGAACAGAAGATATTCAGCGTAAACCCGAAGATTTCCGAAATGTACGGCAAATCGGTCTGCATCGTTGGGGCAGGCACCATTGGCAAAGAGATTGCCAAACGGTGCGGGGCTTTTGGGATGACAGTATATGGCGTGTCACTCCATGGCGGTCAAGACCAGGCTTTTGCGAGGATTGTGACCCCGGAGGAAATGCCCGGGATTCTGTCGGTCAGTGATGTAGTCGTAATCGTCCTGCCGCTGACATCAGAAACGAAAGATTTTGTCAATGCAGACTTTATCCATCAGATGAAGGACGGAGCACGATTTGTCAATGTGGCAAGAGGACAGGTCGTTGACGAGGATGCCCTGATCGAAGCACTTAAAAGTAAGAAGATAGCCGCGGCGGCGCTTGATGTATTCAGGAAAGAGCCGCTGCCGGAAGACAGCCCGTTCTGGGAACTGGATAATGTCTTCCTTACGCCGCATATCGGCGGCAGGACCATTCAAACCTCTGAACGCATGTGGGAAGTGTTCCAGACAAATCTGGTCAAATATCCTGACCCCGGTCAAATGATCAATATTATAGACTATATGGCAGGGTATTAA
- a CDS encoding aminotransferase class I/II-fold pyridoxal phosphate-dependent enzyme, giving the protein MKQYLSPLALNLKPSGIRKFFDLAATVEDVISLGVGEPDFATPWVMTEAAIFSLEQGQTMYTSNAGLIELRRELSKYMAKHQGLNYNPDEEILITVGASEAIDLAMRALIVPGDGVLIPDPSFVAYAACAEISGAEVHYVTTSAEHDFRLQVEDLQMAYTPNCKILVLSYPNNPTGAVMTREDLLPIARFASENDLIVISDEIYSDLNYGGEHTPFASLPYMWNRTLHVSGFSKAYAMTGWRIGYVAGHPDLIQAMLKIHQYTIMCAPIMAQVAALEGLKSGETAKQEMVMEYDRRRRIMVHGLREMGLTCFEPLGAFYVFPDITATGLNSEEFAEQLLKEEKVAVVPGTAFGPAGEGHVRCSYAYSTQQLQEALTRMARFVKKRIN; this is encoded by the coding sequence ATGAAGCAATACTTATCACCACTGGCTTTAAATCTGAAGCCGTCAGGAATACGAAAGTTTTTTGACCTGGCCGCCACTGTGGAAGACGTAATCTCCCTCGGTGTCGGAGAGCCTGATTTTGCGACTCCCTGGGTCATGACAGAAGCCGCTATCTTTTCTCTGGAACAGGGTCAGACCATGTATACCAGCAACGCGGGTCTGATCGAACTTCGCAGAGAATTATCCAAATATATGGCCAAACATCAAGGCTTAAATTATAATCCCGACGAGGAAATCCTGATCACCGTCGGTGCCAGCGAAGCGATCGACCTGGCGATGCGCGCTTTGATCGTGCCGGGCGACGGTGTACTGATTCCGGATCCTTCCTTTGTGGCCTACGCCGCCTGTGCGGAAATCAGCGGCGCAGAGGTTCATTATGTTACAACAAGTGCAGAACACGATTTTCGTCTGCAGGTTGAAGACCTTCAGATGGCTTATACGCCAAACTGCAAGATTTTGGTTCTGTCTTATCCAAATAACCCCACCGGCGCAGTCATGACCAGAGAGGATTTGCTGCCGATTGCCCGGTTTGCATCCGAAAACGACCTCATCGTCATTTCCGACGAAATTTATTCAGATCTAAACTACGGCGGAGAGCATACGCCGTTTGCATCGTTGCCTTATATGTGGAACCGCACGCTTCATGTCAGCGGTTTCTCGAAGGCCTATGCGATGACAGGCTGGCGGATCGGCTATGTTGCCGGCCATCCTGACCTGATCCAGGCCATGCTGAAAATCCATCAGTACACGATTATGTGCGCCCCGATTATGGCGCAGGTTGCTGCACTGGAAGGACTGAAATCTGGAGAAACGGCCAAACAGGAAATGGTGATGGAATATGACCGCCGCCGCCGGATTATGGTCCACGGTCTCAGAGAAATGGGCCTTACCTGCTTTGAACCCTTAGGCGCTTTCTATGTCTTCCCCGACATCACAGCTACCGGATTAAACTCCGAAGAATTTGCTGAACAGCTGTTGAAGGAAGAAAAAGTCGCCGTTGTTCCGGGTACGGCTTTCGGTCCGGCCGGCGAAGGACATGTCCGCTGTTCCTACGCCTACTCAACGCAGCAGCTGCAGGAAGCCTTAACAAGAATGGCCCGATTTGTTAAGAAAAGGATAAACTAA